The Candidatus Neomarinimicrobiota bacterium genome contains the following window.
TTGAAATTTCTGTCGAGGTCTTTATCGGCTCTGGGGTCACCCAGGGGGATGATGGCGACCTTACCTTCGTCTATCTCCATGATATTAGTGAGCGGAAACAAATAGAGAGGTTCTCCATTCAAGCCGAAAAGATGTTTGCTCTGGGTAAATTGTCGTCAGGCATCGCTCATGAGATTCGAAATCCCATGTATGCTCTGACCACGAATATAGAATATCTAAAGCAAAAGCAGGGCGATCCGAAAGAATTTGAAACTATTTATCCCGAATTACGCGATAGTATCGACCGGATTCATCGTATCGTGACAGCGATTTTGGACTACTCCCGTCCCCATCGAAAAACAAACAAGCCCCTGGCGATAAACGCAATTCTCCAAAAAGCACTGGATCTGGTGGAAAAACAGTTGAAAAAATCCAGAATTCGCATTCGCAGAGAGTTGGCGGAGACCTCCGTCACTATCGAAGGTGATGAGCACAAATTGGTCCAGGTATTTGTCAATCTCATACTGAACGCCTTTCAAGCTATGGGTCAGGAAGGCGAACTTATACTGAAAACGGAATTCAGTCCTGATTTCCAGATGGTCTCTGTAGCAGATAATGGCTGCGGTATTGCCAAGGAAGATCTGGATCGCATTTTCGATCCATTTTTTACAAAGTCGAAGGGTGGCACTGGTCTTGGCCTGGCCATCTGTCAGCGGATTCTGGATGATCATGGCGCAAGAATCGAGGTGCTCAGCGAACTTGATCTGGGGACCACCATAAATATTTATTTTAACAATCACCAAGGATGATAAAAGATGCCTTTTAATACCCTCATTCTGGATGACGAAAAACTCATCTGTAATTCCATGAAACGACTCTTGCAGAGTGATGAAAACGTCGTGCATACCGCAACTAAAATTGAGTCTGCCCGGACCATTCTTGAAAAGCATGAGATAGATCTGGTTCTACTTGATTATGCTCTAGGTGAAATTGACGGCATATCTGTGCTAAAAGAAATCAAACTGAACTTCCCTCAAACAGTTGTCATCATGCTGACTGCTTATGCAACCATTCAACTGGCTGTTGAGGCCATGAAATTGGGTGCATTTGACTTCGTTGAGAAAGATGAATCATCCGAAATAACCCGCTACGCCGTCCAGAGAGGCCTGGATCATCAGCGTTTACGTAAAGAGGTTGAGGATTTGCGCCTGCAATGCATGGAAAAGAATTCAGCAGTGGAGATCATTTCTGTTTCTTCTGAAATGCGTGAAGTCCTGGATCTGAGTAAAGAATTTGCCCGAACAGATGCAACCGTGCTGATCACCGGTGAAACCGGTACAGGAAAAAATCTATTGTCACGGTACATTCATTTTAACAGCGCCCATTTCGATAGAAATCTAATTACGCTTAATTGTGCAGCAATTCCTGCTGAACTGATTGAAAGTGAGTTGTTCGGATATGAAAGTGGTTCATTTACGGGAGCCCGCAAAGGGGGTAAACCGGGGCTCATTGAACAGGCTGATAAAAGCACTTTTGTGCTGGATGAGATCAGTGATCTGAGTATCGATCTTCAGACAAAATTACTGCATGTCCTTGAAAGTGGCGAATTCTACCGCATCGGTGGTGTGCAACCCGTAAAGGTTGAGGTCCGGTTTATCGCCTGTAGCAATGCCAACCTCCCGGAAATGATCCGAGAGCGCAAATTCAGATCTGATCTATTTTACCGTTTAAATGTAGCTAATATCAGGATTCCCGCACTGAGGGAACGCAGGATGGATATTCTCCCCCTGACAAAACATTTTATTAATTCGTTTAATCAGAGCTTTAAGAAGTCTGTGAAGTTGATAGACAAAGACGTTGAAAGTTTTCTCATCACTTCAAAGTGGTTGGGTAATGTTCGTGAATTACGCAATTACGTAGAACGAGGAATTCTACTGGCCAAAGGGGATGTTCTCAAATTGAGCAATATTCGCAATAATGACCCCCAAGCTGAAATTTTGAATACAGTTGAGGGTGAGCCGACATTCGTGATCAAGTTGAATCCACAACCAGATCATAATCTGATCCATGCTGTTCAGGATAAATTGGTTGAGCAGGTGCTGGAGCTCACAGATCAGAATCGAACCAGTGCTGCCAAGATGCTTGGGATTCCTCGAACATCGTTAAA
Protein-coding sequences here:
- a CDS encoding sigma-54 dependent transcriptional regulator, which translates into the protein MPFNTLILDDEKLICNSMKRLLQSDENVVHTATKIESARTILEKHEIDLVLLDYALGEIDGISVLKEIKLNFPQTVVIMLTAYATIQLAVEAMKLGAFDFVEKDESSEITRYAVQRGLDHQRLRKEVEDLRLQCMEKNSAVEIISVSSEMREVLDLSKEFARTDATVLITGETGTGKNLLSRYIHFNSAHFDRNLITLNCAAIPAELIESELFGYESGSFTGARKGGKPGLIEQADKSTFVLDEISDLSIDLQTKLLHVLESGEFYRIGGVQPVKVEVRFIACSNANLPEMIRERKFRSDLFYRLNVANIRIPALRERRMDILPLTKHFINSFNQSFKKSVKLIDKDVESFLITSKWLGNVRELRNYVERGILLAKGDVLKLSNIRNNDPQAEILNTVEGEPTFVIKLNPQPDHNLIHAVQDKLVEQVLELTDQNRTSAAKMLGIPRTSLNNYIKRADSMSNGGDD